One Saccharomyces mikatae IFO 1815 strain IFO1815 genome assembly, chromosome: 16 genomic region harbors:
- the HAA1 gene encoding Haa1p (similar to Saccharomyces cerevisiae CUP2 (YGL166W) and HAA1 (YPR008W); ancestral locus Anc_8.106) has translation MVLINGIKYACERCIRGHRVTTCNHTDQPLMMIKPKGRPSTTCDYCKQLRKNKNANPEGVCTCGRLEKKKLAQKAKEEARAKAKEKQRKQCTCGTDEVCKYHAQKRHVRKSPSSSQKKGRSISRSQPMFERVLSSTSLDSNMLSGHGALSDTSSILTSTFLDSEPGTGKISKDYHHVPSLASISSLQSSQSLDQNFSVPQSPPLSSMSFNFLTGNVTETNHSHSNHQHSKSNSNWQDSSVSLPAKSDTRFTLMEKNNSMGLDLLGHSKRISPISNSRVGEVSVPLEEYIPSDIDGVGRVTDKSSLVYDWPFDESIERNLSTTATAATDSSKFDLNDNNNKTNCNNMNRSNFNNNGNNNNSSNTINNNSNKDSNINNNNCSRQEHQSNGLFDMFTDSSSISTLSRANLLLQEKIGSQEGSIKQEPYSKNPQFRHQLTSRSRSFIHHPANEYLKNTFGNSNSNDIGKGVEVLSLTPSFMDIPEKERETERSPSSNYIADRPFTRKPRSSSIDVNHRYPPMPSTNVATSPSALNNTVASNLDDQLSLTSLNSQPSSIANMMMDPSNLAEQSSIHSVPPSINSPRMSKTGSRQDKNFQAKKEERNPLNSVQDLSLLENAPGELNQMFSLPLKNMNRPDAMRENSSSSNFIIQGNGTMSTPSARNELPDTSPMSSIQTASPPSQLLTDQGFADLDNFMSSL, from the coding sequence atggtcTTAATAAATGGCATTAAATATGCCTGTGAGAGGTGCATAAGAGGCCATAGAGTAACAACATGCAACCATACGGATCAACCACTTATGATGATCAAACCCAAGGGTAGACCTTCTACCACATGCGACTATTGCAAACAGCTTcgaaaaaacaagaatgCAAACCCTGAAGGGGTTTGCACCTGTGGTCGattagagaaaaaaaaattagcACAGAAAGCTAAAGAAGAGGCTAGAGCTAaagccaaagaaaaacaaagaaaacagtGCACCTGCGGAACTGATGAGGTTTGCAAATATCATGCGCAAAAAAGACATGTAAGAAAATCCCCATCCAGTtctcaaaagaaaggaagatCTATTTCACGTTCGCAACCAATGTTTGAAAGAGTATTATCTTCTACTTCACTGGATAGCAATATGCTATCCGGCCATGGAGCACTATCAGATACCTCCAGCATACTGACAAGCACATTTTTAGACAGTGAACCCGGCACGGGCaagatttcaaaagattatCACCACGTTCCTTCATTGGCGtccatttcatcattaCAATCCTCTCAATCATTAGACCAAAACTTCAGTGTACCACAGAGCCCGCCATTATCTTCAATGTCATTTAATTTCCTCACTGGAAATGTGACAGAAACTAATCATAGTCACAGTAATCATCAACATTCTAAATCAAATAGTAACTGGCAAGACAGTTCAGTAAGTTTACCAGCAAAATCTGATACACGTTTTACTTTGATGGAGAAAAACAACTCTATGGGTCTCGACCTATTAGGCCATTCTAAACGAATATCACCGATATCAAACTCTCGCGTTGGCGAAGTTAGCGTTCCATTAGAAGAGTATATCCCTTCTGATATTGATGGGGTGGGAAGAGTTACTGATAAAAGTTCCTTAGTTTACGATTGGCCATTTGATGAGAGTATTGAGAGAAATCTTAGTACGACAGCAACTGCAGCAACTGATTCAAGTAAGTTTGACTTGAAtgacaacaataataaaactAACTGCAACAATATGAATCGCAGTAACTTTAATAACAAtggtaacaataataacagcaGTAACActatcaataataatagcaaCAAGGACAgcaatatcaataataataactgTTCCAGACAAGAGCATCAAAGCAATGGCCTATTTGACATGTTTACAGATTCCTCGTCAATTTCAACGCTTTCTCGTGCAAATTTATTattacaagaaaaaattggttcACAAGAAGGTTCAATTAAACAAGAACCCTATTCTAAAAACCCCCAATTCCGTCATCAATTAACTTCCAGAAGTAGATCATTCATTCATCATCCAGCAAACGAGTATTTAAAGAATACTTTTGGAAATTCGAATAGCAACGACATCGGGAAGGGGGTTGAAGTGCTATCATTGACGCCAAGTTTCATGGACATtccagaaaaagaaagagaaacaGAAAGGtcaccatcatcaaattACATTGCTGACAGGCCCTTTACTCGAAAACCTAGGTCATCCAGCATTGATGTAAACCATAGATATCCACCTATGCCATCCACCAATGTAGCCACATCCCCCAGTGCATTGAATAATACAGTAGCAAGTAATCTTGACGATCAACTCAGTTTAACATCTCTCAACTCTCAACCATCATCAATAGCAAATATGATGATGGATCCTTCTAACTTAGCTGAACAAAGTTCTATTCATTCAGTTCCTCCATCAATAAACTCTCCAAGGATGTCTAAGACCGGAAGTCGTCAAGACAAGAACTTCCAAGCAAAAAAGGAGGAGAGAAACCCGTTGAATAGTGTACAAGATCTTTCACTACTGGAAAATGCACCAGGAGAGTTGAATCAGATGTTCTCTCTGCCactaaaaaatatgaataGACC